A DNA window from Solanum lycopersicum chromosome 3, SLM_r2.1 contains the following coding sequences:
- the LOC104646468 gene encoding pentatricopeptide repeat-containing protein At1g33350, translating to MLVGPNLHQDILFILEKCRSLTQLKQLQGHLITIGHGQTQLYAFKLVRLCTIYLSNLNYGRLIFNYITVPNVYLYTAMITAYTSLPNYKSSILLYREMVRSGLSKPNQFVFPIILKSFPEVTKPYGVGMAHTHIEKMGFGKYPVVQTALLDTYSRFSSDIRVARQLFDEISEKNVFSWTAMIAGYTRVGRMGDAILLFEEVPQHIRDTPSWNSIIAGCTQNGLFSEAISLLGRMIVEEGMIQGIKPNEVTFACVLAACGHTGMLQLGKCIHGYIYRNNLHLNSLTVNALIDMYGKCGSLKDARNLFDKANRGSLTCWNSMINCLALQGHWEGAIAVFKDMLRYGDDVKPDTVTFIGLLSACTHGGLVEEGLSYYDLMTRVYGINPEIEHYGCLIDLLGRAGRFEEIMKIVSEMHITPDAVIWGSLLNGCKIHGRIDLAEFALEKLISIDPNNGSYYSMLANLYGELGKWDEARKVRKILNQQNAYKAPGCSWIELDSQVHQFYSVDKSHPRMEEIYSILECFFDLHSQ from the coding sequence ATGCTGGTCGGACCAAATTTACATCAAGACATACTATTTATTCTAGAAAAATGCAGGAGTCTTACTCAACTCAAGCAACTTCAAGGCCATCTCATCACCATTGGCCATGGACAAACTCAGCTTTATGCATTCAAGCTTGTTCGTTTATGCACCATCTATCTCTCCAACCTCAATTATGGTCGCTTAATCTTCAATTACATCACTGTCCCGAATGTTTACCTTTATACTGCGATGATCACTGCATACACTTCCCTTCCTAATTATAAATCTTCTATCTTGTTATACCGCGAAATGGTTCGTAGTGGCTTGTCAAAGCCCAACCAATTTGTATTCCCGATTATTCTAAAGTCTTTCCCTGAAGTTACAAAGCCTTATGGGGTTGGAATGGCGCATACCCATATCGAGAAGATGGGTTTTGGGAAATACCCTGTTGTGCAGACAGCTCTTTTGGATACTTATTCGAGGTTCTCATCTGATATTAGAGTTGCACGCCAGCTGTTTGATGAAATATCTGAGAAGAATGTGTTTTCATGGACTGCAATGATAGCGGGATATACTAGAGTGGGGCGAATGGGGGATGCTATTTTGCTTTTTGAAGAGGTACCTCAGCATATAAGAGACACTCCTTCTTGGAATTCAATAATTGCAGGATGTACACAAAATGGTTTGTTTAGTGAGGCCATTTCACTGTTAGGAAGAATGATTGTTGAGGAAGGGATGATTCAAGGGATTAAGCCTAATGAGGTTACATTTGCATGTGTACTTGCTGCTTGCGGGCACACTGGGATGCTTCAGCTCGGAAAATGTATTCACGGGTACATATATCGAAATAATCTTCATTTGAATTCTCTTACAGTAAATGCTCTCATTGATATGTATGGAAAGTGTGGTAGCTTGAAAGACGCAAGAAATCTTTTTGATAAGGCTAATAGGGGCAGTTTGACATGTTGGAATTCTATGATCAATTGTTTGGCTCTTCAAGGTCATTGGGAAGGTGCTATTGCAGTTTTCAAAGATATGTTGCGATATGGAGATGATGTAAAACCTGATACAGTGACTTTTATTGGCTTGTTAAGTGCCTGTACTCATGGAGGATTGGTGGAAGAGGGGCTTAGTTATTATGATTTGATGACACGGGTATATGGAATTAACCCTGAAATTGAGCACTATGGGTGTTTAATTGATCTTCTCGGACGAGCAGGTAGGTTTGAGGAAATTATGAAAATCGTGAGCGAGATGCACATAACACCAGATGCAGTTATATGGGGTTCCTTGCTTAATGGGTGCAAAATCCATGGGCGTATAGACTTGGCAGAATTTGCACTGGAAAAATTGATTAGTATTGATCCCAACAATGGTAGTTATTACTCTATGCTTGCTAATTTATATGGGGAGTTGGGAAAGTGGGATGAAGCTCGAAAGGTAAGGAAGATCCTAAATCAGCAGAATGCTTATAAAGCACCCGGTTGCAGTTGGATTGAGCTAGATAGCCAAGTTCATCAGTTTTATTCGGTAGACAAATCTCACCCTAGAATGGAAGAGATATACTCAATTTTGGAATGTTTCTTTGATTTGCATTCACAATAG